DNA sequence from the Zonotrichia albicollis isolate bZonAlb1 chromosome 29, bZonAlb1.hap1, whole genome shotgun sequence genome:
CAGGAAGACATGgtggtgccaggggaggtttaggctggatattgGGAAACATTCCCCACGGAAAGGGAGGTGGGCACTGGCATAGTGTCACTGGCagggtccccatccctggagggatttaaggctgtgtggcacctggggacagggtcagcatggccttggcagtgctgggcactgctggactTGGTGGTCTGGGGGGGCTTCTCCAAGCTCAGCAATTCCTGAAAAGCTGGTGCTGAACgaggctgctgctgttcctctctctGCAGGGGGATTACAGCTGCTCCTTCACCTACTCGGCCCAGGGCGGCACCAACGAGGTGAGCCGGGTACCTCCTGCTGCAGTCAGCTGCTTTTGCTCACCCTGAAAGGAAAAGAGGCTGGGAACTGTTTGTGTGAGAGCCCAGTCCTaactgcagggagcaggaggggacacCAACAACGGCTGGGGGTGGTGCTGGGTGATTCTGGAGCTGGAGGGGAGGATTGGGGGATTCTGGAGCTCGTGCTGCAGCTGGGGATGGTGGTGGGTGATTCTAGAGGTCCTGCTGTCTGGAGGGGAGGGTTTGGGTGattctggagctcctgctgcagctggggatGGTGGTGGGTGTTTCTAGAGgtcctgctgcctctggagGGGAGGGTTTGGGTGattctggagctcctgctgcagctggaggggaGGATTGGGGGATTCTGGAGCTGGAGGGGAGGATTGGGGGattctggagctcctgctgcagctgggggtgGTGCTGGGTgattctggagctgctggtgcctctggaGAGGTGGGTTGGATGAttttggagctgctgctgcagccaaagggCAGGGTTTGGGTGATCCTGGAGGTCCTGCTGCCCCCGGAGGGCAGGGTTTGGGTGATTCTGGaggtcctgctgcagctgggggtgGTGCTGGGtgatcctggagctgctgctgcccccggAGGGCAGGCTTGGCCCCGCAGGGCTGACCCGGCTCTCTCTCcccctgcagcagtggcagatgACGGTCGGAGTGAGCGAGGACAGCGCGctcttctcctgctccatctggAGGTGTGTCCTGAGCACAgcggggcagggacagggaccctgcaggGATTTACACCTGGTCAGGGAGGGTTTCCCTctgccagggatgctctgggggcGTTTGGTGCAGCTGTTGGTTTGTAAATTCTCTGTTCCACTCTGCCCTGCTCGGTGGCACAGAGAGAGATTGTGGCGCAATAAAAGAtccagaggtggctgtgggggcagggagggagccaggaatcctcctctcctctgctcctcctcctctgcaccTCTGTGCCCATGACAAAGgctctgctttcttctttcaggcCCCAAGGGAAGTCTTATCTGTTCTTTACCCAGTTTAAAGCTGAAGTGAAAGGAGCCAAGATCGAGCATGCCATGGCTTATGTAAGTCCCAGCTGATCCCGGGGAAGCAGGAGTGTGGGAGGCTGCTATAAAACATGAATTAGACATGGAAAACATTTATTAGACATCTGTGCCATGAAATGTGCTCCATCACGTCCCTAATTAGAGGCTGGTGgcaggcagagaggggctgcaggtgggCAGCCTGCTCCATTGTGTGCCTGCCCTCAGCCACAGCACTGCCTGGGAGGGGGCTCCAAAGGGCACAAAGGGAGTCTTGGATTGCCTCAACAAATTGCATGTGACAAAGCAAATGAAACCTCTGCTGGTGTTTTTGTCTGGCTCATTCTTCCATTTCCCAGTTTCCAGGGGTGAGGCTTTCACTCACCCCAAGGACACGAGCCCGTGGTTTAATAGGACATAGAAAAGCAGACAGAGACTTTCCTTCAGACTTCCTTTGTGCTCTTAATTCTTTCCCTGCACGTAAATCCCAAACCCCTTTATTTGCAGTCGGTTTGAATTGTGTGACCTGCTGGATTGCCTCAGCCTCTcacccttccttccttcctgtttcAGTCTCAGGCTGCTGCGGGTGCCCTCAACGACATCCCCCTAAAGCAGGAGGAGTTTGGGGTCACTGAAACCACAGGTGTGTGTCTGAGGGGCTGTgagagaggggctgggctgggggacatGCCAGGCACCAGTTTATCTCAGatcctgctggcagtgccatggaGCTGGGTGCAGTGCTCTCAGCCCACCACTGGCAGCTGCATGTTGTGGGTTAAATCCCTGGGTAAGGAGGGGTTTCACCCCAGCCTGGCATGTGCaagagcagtgcccagcaccctggGAAGAGCTCAGTGGAGCTGTTttgttgctgcttttccagctgctgaccctggtttctctctctctgtctctgcagtGTCCCACAGGGAAGGCAAGTTCCGTTTCGAGCTGTCCAAGCTGATGATTGTGGCAAAATCCCCCCGTgatgagctgtgagcccaggccagccctgggcaggggccaTGGCCACACCAGCACGGCAGGGAAGGCATTtcctgcatttcctgcagggTTTTCTTTTGGTTGGCCAAACCTTTTATGTTTTCCACACTGCAATGTGCTGGGGACCAACACGAGTGGGGGCTtggagggctggggacagaTTTGTTCTGCCTTGTGTCAGAGTAACAGCCCAGGAGGCTCCTGATCCTGCTGTGCCCcttcctgcctggctctgcaaaGGGGCTCCTTATCTGCCTGCCTGGCAAGAGCAGCGCAGGGAGATAAGGGGCTGGACTTAAGCAGGGCTTGCTGAAGGGAGGTTTTAACTCTGTGGTCCCTGGAGGGGAGATGGGATTGCTCTCTCCACCAGTGTGACAGGAGGAAATAATTAATccagggggagggaggggattgggCAAAGCTCTGACTCCGTGGtgagtgtggggctgggctggggagaagcagagcagctcattCTGCCACAATCAGGAATCAATCCAGGCATCACTTCCACGTGTCAGCACAACCACGGGACTCTTTTATACCTACAggaaaatgatttttttcttatccAGAGTAATAACAGGGAATGTGCAATTCCTTTCCTGTGTAAATACAGcgcaaataaagaaataaagcatcGTGCTCTGGCCTgaagctgctttgttctgtcAATCCTCCCCTCTCCAGCTTTGGGGACCTTTGTTGCTGCTTGGCCAGAAGGAGCTGAGATGTctcacagggatttgggggctgcACAGGCTTTAGGGGGATTTTCCAGctgacacaggcacacaccTTGGGAACAGCAAAGCATTTCTGGCTGGGCATTcctcagccccatcccagcacaCCTGCCTGAGATTCCCAGCTCTGgttcctgccctccccagggctCCTGCTGTTCTCCACACCCCCTTGTGAATGGGCTTTGCCTCCACCCAAGCTGTGTCACACAATTACCGGTgacagctgcagccaggcctgtgAAATGACAGAGACAGGGCCTTTGTGTCTTCTCTTTCATCTTCTAAGGCTGAGAGTTATCAGTGCCAGGGGTGGGAGGGGAGCAGTTCCCCGTGCCTCAGACATGCAGGGAACAGGAGGCACCAGAAGGTCACAGAGATAAGGCCAGTGGAGGTTTTGTGGTGTCTCAGGTGCTAAAAGGGCAATTTCCAGTGCTCAGAGCCGTGCTGGGAGTGCCCTGAGCatcccctctgctctgtgcctgcagagccacccctgctgccagggctctgctcctgggccCTGAGGGGGTGTGGGGGTGCAGAGGAGCCCCTGTGGgttctgctgggagcaggatcTCAccaaatcatggaatggttgggGTTTGGAGAGGCCTTAAagctcccatgggcagggacaccttccactgtcccagattgctccaagcttgtccagcctggccttgggcactgccaggcatggggcaccctgtgccagggcctcacccacctcacagggaggaactccttcccaatatcccacccagccctgccctctggcaggggaagccatttccctttgtccaTGCAAATCCAGGGACAGCACaaccagcagcagtgccaggggacagagagcacaaagcccaGGCCACagagagccagcagcagctgggggcaaagccagctgtgcccagggctcatcctgtcactgtcaccactgCCAGAACACCCTCACAGAGCTCCCAGGCCACACAGTGAGTTTATTTCAATAACTCATCCGGGCTACAGAGTTTGCTAAAAACGAACATCACTCGGTCACAGGTGTGGAAAAGGGATGGAAGTCCAGGGGGGCTTTGGATTGACCACCAAGGGCAGCGTTGGAGCTGCCAGGTGGCACCACCACTGCAGGCTGGTGGGCTGTTGGGTGGTTCCAGgcatccagggatggagcagctccccccagccctcccccaGGTCAGGAGGGATCCACCTGGCTCCTCCTGGCCTCAGGGATTTGTCTTTGAGGACACCTAAGCCCAGGCAGAAGCCCCTTCCTGCCTGAGGCACCCAGCACAAGTCTGGACCATGATTTGCTCCCAACCAcgttgtggagctgctggaggaaaaCCACGGcgtcccacagccctgcagttaTGGGGTCTCAGAACTGATCCCCCAACACCTCCCACCTGCTCAGAGACACCTCAGAGGTGCTTCACACCGTGAGTCTTTggttcagtttcccctcagaGGGAACAGAGTTCAAGGCAAAGAGTCCAAACCCTTGGACTCTGAGCTAAAGGCACTTGGTGGGCAAAGGAAATCCAACTGTACAGCAGGGgcccaaaatcccagcatggCCTGGAGAGGGCTCAGCCCAGTGCAGGGAGGGGTTTGCAGACCCTGGGCACACAAAGTCAGGAGGTTCAATCTCTTGGAGAAACAAGGAGAACACGAGAGAGcactgcagaggaggaggaggacgaggaggagggcACGGCGAGCCCGGTGAAGGCCAAAGCAGACACCGCGAGGCAGAGTCCGGCTCAGAtgctctcctcctccagcaTCTTGTTGACGCCCTCGCAGATCCTCTTGAGGTGGGTGCGGTAGGGCTCGGCCGGGCCGTAGAGCGCCGACAGGAACTCGTAGTCCGCAAAGTGGTTGAAGACGTGGTTGATGCGCGAGTGCGACTTGGCCGTCAGGTGCCCGTTGACCGCCTGGTGCAGCAGGTCCCGGCACTCGGTCAGCACGCCCGACATGACCCTGCGGTCGAAGGTGAAGTCTATCTGGTGGAAGCTGACGGCCGTCATGGCCAAGGTGTGAACCTTCTTGCGGAAGCGCTccatgagcagcagctcctcgggGCTGAACTGCCCGTTGCGGTAGAGGACGCCCAGCTTCATCACGATCTTGATGAGGTTCTTGATGATCTTCTGGGCCTCCTTGCGGTTGTGGGTGTACTCCTTGGTGGCCCGGTACAGCTCGTCCAGGATCTCGCTGCTGGTGTCGTCGATGAAGGCGTTGGCGATGGTCTTGGTGGCCATTTTGCTCAGGAGCTTCTTCTGGGCCTGCAGGGCCAAGTTCTTGGTGCTGAAGGTGTCCATCTCTGCGGGGGAAGAGGCACACACGGGTCAGAACCTGCTCTGCACCCATCCCCATCTCATTGGGCTGGTGGAGTGTCCCagtccatggcaggggatgtCCCAGTCCATGTTCTGTGATTCCTGACCTCCCCACACAGACTTCTGGCAGGAGAAAGAGCATCTCCAGCCAATGGCAACACTGAGGGAGCTcctgggtgccagggcaggtgAGAGCTGAGCTCATCCCCCAGGTTTGCTTGGTGGGATCAGTTCCAGGCTGTTCCCACCTCCCTTTTCCCAAACTCTGTGGAGAGGCTGCAGCGAGCCAGGTGTCCCTACCTGAGCACAGCCTGTGACCCTCCATCCTGTCCCTCCTGTGACCaactcctcctgctgcaggaaggactCTTGCCCCATCGTTTGagcatttttccttccttcaaaCCTGACTCATTTCCTGCAGGGtgagctggggacagcccaggtggcagctgagTCACCCCCTTTTGCCATGTGCCACTTCCACCCTGCTCTGGCCGCGGTGGCACAGCCGGTTTGCAGCACCCAGCACTGGCTGGgagccctcttccctggcactgctcaccCTGGAACACCCACACGAGCTGGgacttgctgtgctgctgccccagcctccTCCAGAGGTGAATAATTCACCCAGACAGGAGCCTCACCTACAGCCCCGCTCCCACATCCCGGCGGGACCAAATCCATCACCTGGGGCAGAGCACGGCTTTAAACTCTGCTGAGAACGATTAAAACCAACCCTGGAGATGCATCTTGGCCTGGGAAACCGCAGAGCTACAAATCACAGGGAGGGGagaaacagcaggaaaacaaccaggatggatgggcagagctgggagctgcttctgcaggagcctgcacatggcagggacaggctggcagagcaggaggggaggggatCAGCCTATAAATACATCCccggggaggggagaggagataTTTCAGCTGAAGGATGCTGCTGGTGTGAGGATGGATGGGGATAAATTGCCATTGATAGGGAGCAGGTTTAGATTTGATGTTAAGAAGGAATCGTTCCGTGAGATGGAGCTGAGGctgtggcacagggtgcccagagcagccgtggctgtccctggatccctggaagtgtccaaggccaggctggagcagcctggggtagGGGAAggtttccctgcccatggcaggggtgggatgagatgaacttttggtcttttttcaacccaaaccattccacgaCTCTGGGATTGTCACAGAACCAAGTCTGTGATGTCCccaccacaggcagctctgtcaTCCCCCTGGCCAAGCTGAAAATCCCAGACCCCTCTGGGgatccccagggctgctcccaccccTCTGGAGCACCCAGCAGCCCCTCAGGAGCAaaccccagctcctcagggatccCTCCTTGGATCCATCATCCAAGGCTCCCCCAGTGATGCCAGGACgatggagctgagccctggctcCCTGAGCATCTCCCAAACCCGAGGGCAGCCAAGGCTCTGTGGGGATGAGAATTCCAGGAGCAGTGACAGAGACATCGCCTGCAGGGTTATTTACAGCCCTCAGGAAAAACACGGAGGTTTGGGAGCATTTCCTACGGTGGCAAAACATTGATTTCTGTCAGCCTGAGCCTCAAGCTGAGGCTCTCACACTTAATAAGACAAAAATGACAAGGCAGAGcctggtgacagcagctcctgggtcgGGCTGATGGAATTGCAGTGGCTGCatgcaggagggagggatgggcacgatgggcaggggcagctccatctcctgtgccctggctgtgagggaATTCATTTCACCCGTGCCAGGCATCCTGTccagagggagcagggctgtgctgtgctgttgaCAGCCTGGaatttccctccccagccttgtggGGTGCCCTGGGAACGGTGCCTGGATAAATAGGAATTCCCACACCCATAGGGATTCCCAcaccccagctctctgccctggcTGACCACAGACACAAAACCGAGTGCAAACTCCACCTCCAGAGCACATGAAAAATAGGAAGTGCCAAGTCCTGCGAGCTGCCCACGGCTCCCAAACGCCAGCTGCAATAATGGATCAAccctcagctccctgcagcaaacaacacctggctgctcacagccctcccctgctccagagcaggagcatCGCTCcggggggaaactgaggcacaaagcattattggggggggggggtctaGGGACCCCAAAAGTGATGTGGGGATCCCAAAAATGCAaccagctccctctgcagtgCTCAGGGATGCTTTATAGGCTGCTCCCTGCAAACCCCAAGGCAAGGCAGGCTCACCTCCTGCACCGGGACGGTTCCCCGGGCGCCCTCACAGCACACCcggcccagcaggagctgctgactCAGCAGGAGCGGGAGATTTCACCGGAACGAGCCGTGTTCCTGCCGGGAAGGGCCCCGGGACCCCATTGTTCACCAGGGGCTGCTATCAGAGCAAGGAGGAGTCGAGCCGTGCCCCGAGCAGCCAAGTGGAGCCTGAAATAACCCACTTCACTTCCTTCCTGTCGCTGAAGCTTCAGGGCTTGGGCTCCCCTCCACCCCCTTcttctttttaatgaaaacacCCTAAAAAACAACAACTTCTCCTTCTTCCTAAGTGGAGCAGCCCGCGCTGCTGTCACCCAGTTCCTCCCTGCTCCGGAAGAGTGCGGCAGGGCTGCGGTCCCAAccgtggctttggggacaggtaCAGCCCTTTCTTGCAGGGTTTCCACCCAtcttggaggtttttggggCAGTCTTGCAGCCCTGAGCGGTGGTGTGAGGGTTGGGGTGAGCACACAGAGGGTGGCCCTGTCACAGGACGGACGTGGTCCCCTTGGGGACAGACACGTGCCGTGCTCATCTCCGGTTTGGCGCTCACCCCACTGGGCTTGCACCTCACCCAACACCCGGCTGTGACCTGATTGCCCAAAAAAACCTCTCCACACCGCTGAGGGCACAAGCATCCATCATCAACCATCATCAGAAAGCTCCTGTCTGAGGGGGGAAGACAAGACCCTGTCACCCTGTGGTCACCTGGCGCCGGTGgcaccacagcagagctgccaagTGACAACCCAGCAGCGATATCACCCCAGTTATCATTTCTACCTGCTCCAAAgttccctctccctgcctgtcccttcCACCTGGctcccaccagcagctccatgggctTGGctccccgagcccccccagTTCCCTTGGCAGCAGGTGAATATTTCATGCAGGAGAGGAAAAGCACTTCATTAAttcatggagcagcacagagggggaGGCTCCAcaaagctgcagctcagagcagaggcacctctgcctcctcttcctcctcctctgcctcctccaccTTCCCACCGTGGCCGTAGTAACTGGGATTGTCTTGCTACAAGTTTGCTCCAACACGGAAACGTCGTTTCCCAACAGGATAAACATTGAATTGTGTCCATCTCCCTGGATTTCCCTCCCACTGCTTTGGGAAacacccctgctctgccccccaCCATTCCCAGCCCCCTGAACCCATGGCTGAATGCCAAGTGGGTGGATGgcatcctgctgctctgctctccatcccccGGCATCGCTTTCCCCCGTGCTCCAACCtctattaattaattaaaccCTCCTGGATTACAGGAGCCAGGTCGGAGCGCTGGGCAGTAACCTGAGAGCCCCAGGAGCGTCTCCAGCCTGTCCCACCAGCCCTGACCCCAcatccagccccagcagcatctccagcctgtccccatAATCCATGACCCCTCATCCATCCTGTCCCCACCATCCCTGACCCCACATCCAGCCCCAATAATGCTTCCAGCCTTTCCCCACACTCTGTGATCCAAcatccagccccagcagtgcctccaTCCTGTCCCCACCATCCCTGACCCcacacccagccccagcagcatctCCATCCTGTCCCCCACCCTCCGTGCCCCCCGCAGCTCCCGTGCCCCGTTACCAGCGCCGGGAGAGGCGAGGAAGAGGAGCGGGAGGAAGCAGGGAGGACGCGTGCCGGCCCTCGCAGGTTGCCATGGGTGCAAAGAGCAGCCGGAGACGCTGCCCGGGCGCGTGTGTGCCCAGCGGGGTGAGGCCGGGAGGAAGGCACTGAGTAAACACCTCGCCCCAGGAAAAGCTCCTCTCTTGGCACGGCCGGGTGAATCCGCGGCTGGAACGGGCACCGGGAATGATGCGGGGCACAGGGAATGATGTGGGCACCGGGAATGCTGCAGGGCACCGAGAGTGCTGCAGGGCACCAGGAATGAtgcaggcacagggaatgctgcggggcacagggaatgctgctggcaTCGCGGCACCCGGTGCTTCCCTctcaccctgctcctccccGTGCCAGGGCCGATGCCAAGCCCTTGGCATGTCCCCATCACCGTCCCCTCTGCCTCTGGCACCGAGCTGAGCTCCTCCATCCCAAAATCTCCTTCCTCgccggggctgcagctgcagccatggGAAGGAgatgggttttggttttgcctGGGAATGCTGATCTGCCCTGGCAGCTCCGACGTGtctgtgcaggagctgagccGCCCGTCCGAGGGGGCTCCGGCGGTGCCAACCCCGGGCATGGGTGGGGAATGGGGCCCTGGAtccacagggaaggggaatCAGGGGTGCTCACCCCAACACAGGGCAGGGGGGGCATCCTGGGGGTTGGTTTGGCACCAAGGAATTCCCCCTGGGATTGTTGTGCCCCGCGGGGGAGGCAGCTGCCAAattggagaggaggaggaggaggaggaggaggaggaggaggaatggaGGTTATTTTaaggagagaaggaggaggaagaggaggaggaggaggaaggggagttGTTTtatggagaagaggaggaagaggaggaagaaagggagATTTTATggagaaaaggcagaggaagaggagaaggaagggggGTATTTTacaaggagaaggaagaggggTTTATTTTGGAGCATCTGTCTCGCCTtccatttcctccttttctttctccagcTGCCATCAagctgctctctctggcagcaaCTTCCTTTCTCCTTCGCTCGGAGCAGACGGAGACTCATGGGGAAGTAGCAAacagaggctgggagaggggaaactgaggccaAACCACCATCCGTCCGTCTGTCCGGCTGCGGAGGGGGCCAGGGCACATCACATGCTTCCTGCCCCGGGATCGGGAGGACAAAGTCGCTCGGGGAGGGAGGAAAACTCCACGGGACGATTCGGATCCAGTGCTGGGCCCGGGGTCAGTAAGGAACGGCCCAAAcccttccctgccccagggaAGATCGGGCAGAGCCGGGAGTTTTGCCCCATTtacacccagctctgccccgGGGCCATCCGGCCGCTCCCAAGGGATTTTCTTTCCAGGAATGGAGGAATTTCATCCTCCGGAGCGCAGGGCCAGGCGATGCTCGAAGCCAAGCGCTGCCATGGGGCACCGGCCCTGCCCGGGCACGTGGGGCCGTGACAGCCCCACGGGGGCGGCTCCGGTGCCTCCTCCCGCTCCCGTTATCCAGCACCCACCGGGCCCGGTGCCCTTCCCATCCCCATCGCGTTTCCCGTGAATTCGGGGGGAAATCGCCCTTGGCCTGTGTTTATCCACCGGGAAAAGCCGCGGCACAGCCGGGggtgccggggcagctccgggcTCTGCCCGCCCGCAGCTCCCGAACCTGCTCTGTCCCCGGGCTCCCGACACCGGGCGGGGGGGACACACACACGGATGATTCCTGGAATGGAGGGTGAGAGGGTCCACCCCGCAGTGCAAGCACGGAACGGGCCGGTACCGAGCGCCCCCACGGACCGGGGAAGATGGGAGGAACCG
Encoded proteins:
- the MYDGF gene encoding myeloid-derived growth factor, yielding MAAPSWRSGGRAWAALVPAALLCLAARAAAGPDTAPGAASSTAEFDVRPGGEVHSFSRSLGDYSCSFTYSAQGGTNEQWQMTVGVSEDSALFSCSIWRPQGKSYLFFTQFKAEVKGAKIEHAMAYSQAAAGALNDIPLKQEEFGVTETTVSHREGKFRFELSKLMIVAKSPRDEL
- the TNFAIP8L1 gene encoding tumor necrosis factor alpha-induced protein 8-like protein 1, with product MDTFSTKNLALQAQKKLLSKMATKTIANAFIDDTSSEILDELYRATKEYTHNRKEAQKIIKNLIKIVMKLGVLYRNGQFSPEELLLMERFRKKVHTLAMTAVSFHQIDFTFDRRVMSGVLTECRDLLHQAVNGHLTAKSHSRINHVFNHFADYEFLSALYGPAEPYRTHLKRICEGVNKMLEEESI